The following coding sequences are from one Saccopteryx bilineata isolate mSacBil1 chromosome 3, mSacBil1_pri_phased_curated, whole genome shotgun sequence window:
- the CADM4 gene encoding cell adhesion molecule 4 codes for MGRARRFQWPLLLLWAAAAGPGAGQEVQTENVTVAEGGVAEITCRLHQYDGSIVVIQNPARQTLFFNGTRALKDERFQLEEFSPRRVRIRLSDARLEDEGGYFCQLYTEDTHHQIATLTVLVAPENPVVEVREQAVEGGEVELSCLVPRSRPVAVLRWYRDRKELKGVSSSKENGKVWSVASTVRFRVDRKDDGGIVICEAQNQALPSGHSKQTQYVLDVQYSPTARIHASQAVVREGDTLVLTCAITGNPRPNHIRWNRGNESLPERAEAVGETLTLPGLVSADNGTYTCEASNKHGHARALYVLVVYDPGAVVEAQTSVPYAIVGGILALLVFLIICVLVGMVWCSVRQKGSYLTHEASGLDEQGEAREAFLNGSDGHKRKEEFFI; via the exons aTGGGCCGAGCCCGGCGCTTCCAGTggccgctgctgctgctgtgggCGGCCGCGGCGGGGCCAG GGGCAGGACAGGAAGTACAGACAGAGAATGTGACAGTGGCAGAGGGTGGGGTGGCCGAGATAACCTGCCGTCTTCACCAGTATGATGGGTCCATAGTTGTCATTCAGAATCCAGCCCGGCAGACCCTCTTCTTCAATGGCACCCGCG CCCTGAAGGACGAGCGTTTCCAGCTTGAGGAGTTCTCGCCTCGCAGGGTACGGATCCGGCTCTCAGATGCCCGCCTGGAAGACGAAGGGGGCTATTTCTGCCAGCTCTACACGGAGGACACCCACCACCAGATTGCCACGCTCACTGTACTGG TGGCCCCAGAGAATCCCGTGGTGGAAGTCCGGGAGCAGGCGGTGGAGGGTGGCGAGGTGGAGCTCAGCTGCCTGGTTCCACGGTCCCGACCAGTAGCCGTTCTGCGCTGGTACCGCGACCGCAAGGAGCTGAAAG GTGTGAGCAGCAGTAAGGAAAATGGCAAGGTGTGGAGCGTGGCGAGCACAGTGAGGTTTCGTGTAGACCGGAAGGATGACGGCGGTATCGTCATCTGCGAGGCGCAGAACCAGGCGCTGCCCTCAGGACACAGCAAGCAGACGCAGTACGTGCTGGACGTGCAGT ACTCCCCCACAGCCCGGATCCATGCCTCCCAAGCtgtggtgagggagggagacacGCTGGTTCTGACGTGTGCTATAACGGGAAACCCCAG GCCAAATCACATCCGCTGGAACCGCGGGAATGAGTCTTTGCCCGAGCGAGCCGAAGCGGTCGGGGAGACGCTTACGCTGCCAGGCCTGGTTTCGGCAGATAATGGCACCTACACTTGCGAGGCGTCTAACAAGCACGGCCACGCGAGGGCGCTCTATGTGCTCGTCGTCTACG ACCCCGGTGCAGTGGTGGAGGCTCAGACGTCAGTGCCCTACGCCATTGTGGGAGGCATCCTGGCGCTACTGGTGTTTCTGATCATATGTGTGCTGGTGGGCATGGTTTGGTGCTCAGTACGGCAGAAGG GCTCCTATCTGACCCATGAGGCCAGTGGTTTGGATGAACAGGGAGAAGCAAGAGAAGCCTTCCTCAATGGCAGCGATGGacacaagaggaaagaagaattcTTCATCTGA